One window of Mesorhizobium loti R88b genomic DNA carries:
- a CDS encoding IS3 family transposase yields MEGEVWRDGRVRRQAAEGAGRRERQAEEAARRSDAGSLGAARASVKKMVGPAVKREAVAHLQAVMGLSERRACSFVGADRRMIRYQSRRPPETELRGRLRDLANERRRFGYRRLFILLRREGEASGVNRIYRLYREEGLTVRKRRARRRAVGTRAPILVEAKPNARWSLDFVHDQFACGRRFRVLNIVDDVTRECLAAIPDTSISGRRVARELTELITHRGKPGMIVSDHGTEFTSNAILAWSKDCRIEWHYIAPGKPMQNGYVESFNGRMRDELLNESLFFGLDHARSAIAEWREDFNTARPHSSLGYQTPAAYAEVITATGSDAVLMEGSAPPPVAQPAPQGVTKTVEALIAAG; encoded by the coding sequence TTGGAAGGCGAAGTATGGCGGGATGGACGTGTCCGACGCCAAGCGGCTGAAGGCGCTGGAAGACGAGAACGCCAAGCTGAAGAAGCTGCTCGCCGATCAGATGCTGGAAGCCTCGGCGCTGCGCGAGCTTCTGTCAAAAAAATGGTAGGGCCCGCCGTTAAGCGCGAAGCCGTCGCGCATCTGCAGGCCGTCATGGGCTTGTCGGAGCGTCGGGCCTGTTCCTTCGTCGGCGCCGATCGCAGGATGATCCGCTACCAGTCCCGGCGTCCGCCCGAGACGGAGCTGCGTGGCAGGTTGCGCGACCTCGCCAACGAGCGCCGACGCTTTGGCTACAGGCGGCTGTTCATCCTGCTCAGGCGCGAGGGCGAGGCATCTGGGGTCAACCGCATCTATCGTCTCTACCGCGAGGAAGGCCTGACGGTGCGCAAGCGCCGGGCAAGGCGGCGAGCGGTCGGCACGCGGGCGCCGATCCTGGTCGAGGCAAAGCCAAACGCGCGCTGGTCGCTGGATTTCGTGCATGACCAGTTCGCCTGCGGCCGCAGGTTCCGCGTGCTCAACATCGTCGACGACGTGACGCGCGAATGCCTGGCCGCGATCCCGGACACCTCGATCTCCGGCCGTCGGGTTGCCCGTGAACTGACGGAACTGATCACCCACCGCGGCAAGCCGGGCATGATCGTCTCCGACCACGGCACCGAGTTTACCTCGAACGCCATCCTCGCCTGGTCGAAGGATTGCAGGATCGAATGGCACTACATCGCGCCGGGCAAGCCGATGCAGAACGGTTACGTCGAGAGTTTCAACGGCCGGATGCGCGACGAGCTGTTGAACGAGAGCCTCTTCTTCGGTCTCGACCACGCCCGAAGCGCCATCGCCGAATGGAGGGAGGACTTCAACACCGCCAGGCCACATTCCTCGCTCGGCTACCAGACCCCGGCAGCCTATGCCGAGGTCATCACCGCAACCGGCTCCGACGCTGTGCTGATGGAAGGCTCCGCGCCTCCGC